A single window of Granulicella mallensis MP5ACTX8 DNA harbors:
- a CDS encoding MFS transporter, with translation MNIEKAFWARWRGRVFIAAWTLYAGFYACRKDMGTGKGAISSLAVSLACFGGMYAVGQLVGGSLADRIGARRTALMGAGISIACTILLVWCDQPVLVLLLQLGNGFGQGFGWPALLKLLGGWFRAGERDVVLGWWSTSYILGGLLASALTEWLVLNTGMATHSGFHPAYLISSAVLLCSACFFLKETARLPVAPLGVAPAPQPSEPAVQDRPWRQLLANPRIRLIAAMYFFLKMTRYTLLFWLPNYLISDLGYRTVSAEHMASYFELFGFLGPLAVGYAVQRHFGRRRMTLGACMLFALAFICLIHPMLAGSGGAGLVLSIALTGILIHGADILMSGMAVLDAVPHELHGRASGLVNAIGSIGQALSPLLITVYVSHLGWTKLFDLFVFFALVAGTICVFGARKETQFTSRPNRSILETASSPL, from the coding sequence ATGAACATCGAGAAGGCCTTTTGGGCGCGATGGAGAGGGCGCGTCTTTATCGCAGCCTGGACGTTGTATGCAGGCTTTTATGCGTGCCGCAAAGATATGGGTACGGGAAAAGGCGCGATCTCTTCCCTCGCCGTTAGCCTGGCGTGCTTCGGAGGAATGTACGCCGTAGGTCAGTTAGTGGGCGGTTCCCTGGCAGACCGTATCGGCGCGCGGCGTACAGCCCTGATGGGCGCAGGAATCTCGATAGCCTGCACAATCTTATTGGTCTGGTGCGATCAACCTGTTCTGGTCCTCTTGCTCCAGCTGGGCAATGGATTCGGCCAGGGCTTCGGTTGGCCAGCCCTGCTCAAATTGCTTGGAGGTTGGTTCCGGGCTGGAGAACGAGATGTAGTACTTGGTTGGTGGAGCACCAGCTATATCCTCGGCGGTCTCCTCGCAAGCGCTCTTACTGAGTGGCTTGTTCTCAATACCGGGATGGCCACACACAGTGGTTTTCATCCCGCTTACCTTATTTCATCGGCGGTCCTACTGTGTTCGGCATGTTTCTTTCTGAAAGAGACCGCCCGCCTGCCTGTCGCACCTCTTGGAGTTGCTCCTGCACCGCAGCCCTCAGAGCCTGCAGTGCAGGACCGTCCATGGCGTCAACTCCTTGCAAATCCTAGAATTCGTCTCATTGCAGCTATGTATTTCTTCCTGAAGATGACGCGCTATACCCTTCTATTCTGGCTTCCCAACTACCTGATCTCAGATCTTGGTTACCGGACTGTTTCCGCGGAACATATGGCCTCCTACTTTGAACTTTTCGGTTTTCTCGGGCCATTGGCAGTGGGATATGCCGTTCAGCGCCACTTCGGCCGGCGCAGGATGACCCTTGGCGCCTGCATGCTCTTTGCTCTCGCCTTTATCTGCCTGATTCATCCCATGCTGGCGGGCAGTGGCGGCGCGGGGCTGGTACTCTCCATTGCGCTGACAGGCATCCTGATTCATGGAGCCGATATCCTCATGTCGGGAATGGCTGTCCTCGATGCCGTTCCACACGAACTGCATGGACGCGCCTCTGGCCTGGTTAACGCCATCGGATCGATCGGTCAGGCATTGTCTCCCCTGCTCATAACGGTTTATGTCTCCCATCTCGGCTGGACGAAACTATTCGACCTCTTTGTGTTCTTTGCCCTTGTGGCTGGCACGATTTGCGTGTTCGGAGCCCGCAAGGAAACGCAATTTACGTCCCGGCCTAACCGTTCAATCCTTGAGACTGCGAGTTCTCCGTTGTAG